Proteins encoded by one window of Gammaproteobacteria bacterium:
- a CDS encoding TonB-dependent receptor, protein MSSLSVEFNLEIYLMYQFISVILTLVITMSVMAASLEEVTVTASPLKLSIDETAQSVSVLDDAILRAQMARNLASTLESQAGISATDFGPAVSRPIIRGFAGPRVLLLENSMSGMDLSSLSDDHAPAMEADNAVQIEVLRGPMTLLYGSGAIGGVVNVVNARLPNKLPAQFSGELQAWGDTVANGTLLALAVDDAFGNWAVHADAKKQNADDYTIPTDAGITDEDGNVRDVLANSASESQDVAVGTSWFGENSQVGIALNELTQQYGLPNEEDASIDMRQQRVQLKAALYSFDSSIKKIELDVAAARYKHTEFEGEEIGTRFKNDEWQTRVGVTQSINDAMQWIWGTDLKQQDFSALGAEAYIPTTTTQSQALFGIAQYQQNDWRWETGLRVEKANLENTTANEDFDLLNGSLAARWSLTEPLSLSFSLGYAERAPTAEELFACGAHIATSTYTVGLIADACVPTNVDVAPESYTNLDIGLRWQTTQQRLLLTLFTGRSQNYLYLAPTDTDIDGIADRVDDEGVLASDGELLRAQYQQHTATFQGYEIEALWSLSEQLGEGWDLRVFTDRVRGRLTDDRYLPRMTPPRAGVAMLYQVQAWSAVLENMYIARQNELAELETPTQSATVWGAKLAYDIALGEQTLSLYARGENLTDEVVRRHTSWIKAQSPLPGRNWQLGLNWKF, encoded by the coding sequence ATGTCGTCTTTGTCTGTCGAATTTAATTTGGAGATTTATCTGATGTATCAATTTATAAGCGTTATTTTAACGCTAGTCATTACCATGTCTGTGATGGCCGCATCTTTGGAAGAAGTTACCGTTACTGCGAGTCCGCTGAAGTTATCTATAGATGAAACTGCGCAATCGGTGAGCGTGCTTGATGATGCGATCTTGCGCGCGCAAATGGCGCGTAACCTCGCGAGCACTTTGGAATCTCAAGCAGGTATTAGTGCAACAGATTTTGGCCCGGCTGTCTCAAGACCTATCATTCGTGGCTTTGCTGGCCCCCGCGTGTTGTTGTTAGAAAATAGTATGTCGGGCATGGATTTATCTTCCTTGAGTGATGATCATGCGCCCGCGATGGAAGCCGATAATGCCGTGCAAATAGAAGTATTGCGCGGGCCAATGACCTTGTTATATGGCAGCGGTGCAATTGGTGGTGTCGTGAATGTGGTGAATGCGCGTTTACCCAATAAGTTGCCAGCGCAATTTTCAGGTGAATTACAAGCATGGGGTGACACGGTTGCGAATGGTACTTTGCTTGCGTTAGCAGTCGATGATGCTTTTGGCAATTGGGCTGTACATGCCGATGCTAAAAAACAAAATGCGGATGATTATACTATTCCGACCGACGCCGGAATTACGGATGAAGATGGCAATGTGCGTGATGTGCTCGCCAATAGCGCGAGTGAAAGTCAAGATGTGGCGGTAGGCACGAGTTGGTTTGGTGAAAATAGTCAGGTGGGCATTGCGCTGAATGAGTTAACTCAACAGTATGGTTTGCCTAATGAAGAAGATGCCAGCATTGATATGCGGCAACAACGAGTTCAATTAAAAGCAGCGCTATATTCATTTGATAGTTCTATTAAAAAAATAGAATTAGATGTTGCCGCCGCACGTTATAAACACACTGAATTTGAAGGCGAAGAAATTGGCACGCGCTTTAAAAATGATGAGTGGCAAACACGCGTAGGTGTCACGCAATCTATAAATGATGCGATGCAGTGGATCTGGGGCACGGATCTAAAGCAGCAAGATTTTTCTGCGTTAGGCGCAGAAGCCTATATTCCAACCACCACTACCCAATCGCAGGCATTATTTGGTATCGCGCAATATCAGCAAAATGATTGGCGCTGGGAAACGGGATTGCGTGTGGAAAAGGCTAATTTAGAAAACACCACAGCCAATGAAGATTTTGATTTGTTGAATGGTTCCTTAGCCGCGCGTTGGTCGCTGACAGAGCCGTTGTCGCTTTCATTTTCATTGGGTTACGCAGAGCGCGCACCGACCGCAGAAGAATTATTTGCGTGTGGTGCACACATTGCGACATCGACGTATACCGTCGGTTTAATAGCCGATGCGTGCGTTCCAACCAATGTGGATGTTGCACCTGAAAGTTATACTAATTTGGATATAGGGTTACGTTGGCAAACAACGCAACAACGATTGTTGCTCACGTTATTTACTGGCCGTTCACAAAATTATCTTTATTTAGCGCCCACCGATACGGATATCGATGGTATTGCGGATCGTGTGGATGATGAAGGTGTGTTGGCCAGTGATGGAGAATTATTGCGGGCTCAATATCAACAACACACGGCCACGTTTCAAGGTTATGAAATAGAAGCGTTGTGGTCGCTGAGCGAACAATTAGGCGAGGGTTGGGATTTGCGTGTATTTACTGATCGTGTGCGTGGTCGTCTTACCGATGATCGTTATTTACCGCGTATGACGCCTCCGCGTGCAGGTGTGGCGATGTTGTATCAGGTGCAAGCATGGTCAGCGGTGTTAGAAAATATGTACATCGCACGTCAAAATGAGCTTGCTGAATTAGAAACGCCGACACAGAGTGCGACCGTGTGGGGCGCGAAACTCGCTTATGATATTGCGTTGGGTGAGCAAACACTGAGTTTATATGCGCGCGGTGAAAATCTTACGGATGAAGTTGTGCGCCGTCATACTTCCTGGATCAAAGCACAAAGTCCGTTGCCGGGACGTAATTGGCAATTAGGGTTGAATTGGAAATTTTAA
- a CDS encoding LysM peptidoglycan-binding domain-containing protein, with protein MLLRTFLLLSCAGSVLFIDSAQADEEKNPTVFIRPAILEPAVLFWRRIYTEVTTKQGLIHDNERLDIIYQAINLDVTVSRRERSATIERIKDRYRDALLKLARGERNDLTPEERRVLALWGESTSEDEFKAAAGRIRFQLGQADKFRDGLVRSGRWMPFIRKTLKDANMPLEIAALPHVESSFNPSAYSSVGAAGMWQFTRSTGERYMRVDHVVDERLDPYVATVAASRLLQYNYNNIKSWPLAITAYNHGLAGVTRAARETGTTDIETIIKQYKGRAFGFASRNFYTAFLAAVEVNSNPKRFLGDIELEPVEQSTALALPYYVPSSQLAQVFALSREELRGWNPALRPPVWEGSKHVPKGYSLRLPAKQYPAAPMTLLMAMQERHAQQKPDLTYRVRRGDSLSAIADRFNVSPRTLMALNNLNNQHLVREGQLLRLPAASNAPAAVIATTSATSVSDVASVNTTNAPVITQPLVKSDGLYTVQPGDAISTIAARFGVSQTNLMLWNNLSQPRALLAGQVLRLQAPITDVNVLAGSTAKSRESNRDNKVPKGAVSTVLAGTQAELRVPTEDKVETAEPVTAQEAELIAPVQPAGLHPGLSADPSDYTVASDGTIRMQAVETLGHYAEWLDIPTQQLRDVNRWSRNSTVKLYAKVKLDFSKVDKNTFEARRAAYHQQLQGEYFNRYQIEGSKNHVLRKGESVWWLANNRYHVPVWLLLQYNPGMRLDKVKAGDAVVFPIVQLKAESTTP; from the coding sequence ATGTTGTTACGTACGTTCCTGTTATTAAGTTGCGCAGGGTCGGTATTATTTATTGATAGTGCACAAGCCGACGAAGAAAAAAATCCAACCGTATTTATCCGGCCCGCCATATTAGAGCCAGCGGTATTGTTTTGGCGGCGCATTTACACTGAAGTAACAACTAAGCAAGGCTTGATTCATGATAATGAACGCCTTGATATTATTTATCAGGCCATTAATTTAGACGTGACTGTTTCTAGGCGTGAGCGTAGCGCTACGATTGAGCGCATTAAAGATCGTTATCGCGATGCTTTATTAAAATTAGCACGCGGTGAGCGTAATGACTTAACGCCTGAAGAGCGGCGTGTCTTAGCTTTGTGGGGCGAATCAACATCCGAAGATGAGTTTAAAGCTGCCGCAGGGCGAATTCGTTTTCAATTGGGACAAGCAGATAAATTTCGCGATGGTTTAGTGCGTTCGGGTCGTTGGATGCCGTTTATTCGTAAAACCTTGAAAGACGCGAACATGCCCTTGGAAATAGCGGCATTACCGCATGTTGAATCTTCTTTTAATCCTAGCGCGTATTCATCTGTTGGCGCTGCGGGGATGTGGCAGTTTACGCGTTCAACGGGTGAGCGTTATATGCGTGTTGATCATGTCGTTGATGAGCGACTTGATCCGTACGTTGCAACCGTCGCCGCGAGTCGCTTGCTGCAATATAACTACAATAATATTAAAAGCTGGCCATTAGCGATCACTGCTTATAATCATGGTCTGGCCGGCGTAACGCGCGCGGCACGAGAAACAGGTACTACGGATATTGAGACGATTATTAAGCAATATAAAGGTCGCGCGTTTGGTTTTGCATCACGGAATTTTTATACGGCATTTTTAGCGGCGGTTGAAGTTAATTCAAACCCTAAGCGTTTTTTAGGTGATATTGAATTGGAACCAGTGGAGCAATCTACCGCGCTAGCGTTACCTTATTATGTTCCTTCCTCACAATTAGCCCAAGTGTTCGCTCTCAGTCGCGAAGAATTACGCGGCTGGAACCCTGCTTTACGGCCACCCGTGTGGGAAGGTAGTAAACATGTGCCGAAAGGTTACTCTTTAAGATTGCCCGCAAAACAATATCCAGCAGCGCCTATGACGTTATTGATGGCTATGCAAGAACGGCATGCGCAGCAAAAACCAGATTTAACGTATCGAGTACGACGGGGTGATTCTTTATCGGCGATTGCGGATCGTTTTAACGTGAGTCCGCGCACTTTAATGGCGTTAAATAATTTAAATAATCAACATCTGGTTCGTGAAGGGCAATTGCTGCGTTTACCAGCTGCGTCTAATGCGCCAGCTGCCGTAATTGCAACTACCAGCGCCACGTCAGTCAGTGATGTTGCAAGCGTTAACACTACTAATGCGCCGGTGATTACTCAGCCTTTAGTGAAGAGTGATGGTTTATATACAGTGCAACCAGGCGATGCAATTTCGACTATCGCCGCACGTTTTGGGGTTTCGCAAACTAATTTAATGTTGTGGAATAATTTAAGTCAGCCGCGTGCCTTATTAGCGGGGCAAGTATTGCGTTTACAAGCACCTATAACAGATGTGAATGTTTTGGCGGGCAGCACAGCAAAAAGTCGTGAGAGTAATCGAGATAATAAAGTTCCTAAAGGTGCAGTCAGCACCGTGTTAGCGGGCACTCAAGCTGAATTACGAGTGCCGACAGAAGATAAAGTGGAAACCGCAGAACCAGTAACTGCGCAAGAAGCAGAATTGATCGCGCCGGTGCAACCCGCTGGTTTGCATCCAGGTTTATCAGCCGATCCTAGTGATTATACGGTTGCGAGTGATGGCACTATTCGTATGCAAGCGGTGGAAACGCTGGGGCATTATGCGGAATGGTTAGATATTCCTACGCAACAATTACGTGATGTCAATCGTTGGTCACGGAATAGCACGGTGAAACTGTATGCCAAAGTAAAATTGGATTTTAGTAAAGTTGATAAAAACACTTTTGAAGCGCGGCGTGCGGCTTATCATCAACAATTACAAGGCGAATATTTTAATCGTTATCAAATTGAAGGCTCTAAAAATCATGTTTTGCGTAAAGGGGAATCGGTTTGGTGGTTAGCGAATAATCGTTACCATGTACCGGTATGGTTATTATTACAATATAATCCCGGTATGAGGTTGGACAAAGTAAAAGCAGGTGATGCAGTCGTCTTTCCTATTGTTCAGCTTAAAGCCGAATCCACGACACCGTAG
- a CDS encoding antibiotic biosynthesis monooxygenase, producing MTTIQKDNTVFTVIIEITTEPEYQAELVQLSQGSLDIMATMEGFLSASLYRSHDGTKIIRHIHWRNRQDHDNCIKHPRWIEEGRDIKRFIDQGRGNIIMKTYDSVINL from the coding sequence ATGACAACAATCCAAAAAGACAATACTGTGTTTACCGTAATTATTGAAATTACGACTGAGCCTGAATATCAAGCAGAGTTAGTGCAGTTATCGCAGGGCAGTCTCGATATTATGGCGACGATGGAAGGTTTTTTGTCAGCCTCTTTATATCGTAGTCATGATGGTACAAAAATTATCCGTCATATTCATTGGCGTAACCGACAAGATCATGATAACTGTATTAAGCACCCGCGTTGGATTGAAGAAGGCCGCGACATTAAGCGCTTCATCGACCAAGGCCGTGGCAACATTATTATGAAAACTTATGATTCAGTAATCAATTTATAA
- a CDS encoding DUF4404 family protein has translation MSSESIRNNLAALKQELAQTQGLDTERHTALLDLINQIETQLDSSTDNDNNAVQLKKSITEFETEYPRLTAILNDIAVTLSNLGI, from the coding sequence ATGTCTAGCGAATCGATACGCAATAATTTAGCGGCACTTAAACAAGAATTAGCGCAAACACAAGGTCTTGATACAGAACGGCACACGGCACTGTTAGATTTAATCAATCAAATTGAAACCCAACTAGATTCGAGCACGGATAACGATAACAATGCAGTGCAATTAAAAAAATCTATAACCGAATTTGAAACTGAATATCCGCGACTAACCGCCATTTTGAATGACATTGCTGTCACGCTGAGCAATCTAGGCATATAA
- a CDS encoding CRTAC1 family protein — protein sequence MSINVSKIPTFATIPIPFTHDYKHLRALPFIGGAVIDIDNNGKPEIFIGGGALQGDGLFTYIDNSFINIYSESGITKKAGDATYGAAAIDADYNGFTDLFVARDSGLYFLRNQNGVFVSEKIDVAFDDNSVPTAIALGDINLDGKVDLFISTNMHPKNYFKHRHAFNDTEYAATSLLLLNNGDNTFRDITTAAGLRDKHNVLTASFVDLDNDNWPDLVINQDAGQVLTYRNNHDLTFEQKPNPTQDFYGYPMGLALGDIDNNGFVDILVTNIGTMSLPYLSRGDLRDSQSYHPQWVFLHNDGDFHFTNTADALKLANYEFGWGAVMADFNSDSLQDIVVASNYMSFPPHWAYKQPGRLLVQTDNDMFAAVEKAAGINNQRYGISPLIADVNADGYTDIIFLNFDGTSQAFINSGGFDSNQISLPIPTTPDYLNMRVMVEKNNGRIIHQQFLVNQGLTASQAWTMNLGLGVQTAASRLEITQTNGRVRSYEKPPINQYFAFAGTPVTVEERLIAPPPAQAPLPPRAFISGPSALEARKNIPVPPAKSVSPTNENPPTPEPVSTPSAAPAAIIDAPPVLPAPLPASDLGTLPPEASAP from the coding sequence GTGAGCATTAACGTTTCCAAAATCCCAACTTTCGCGACCATTCCCATCCCTTTTACGCATGATTACAAACATTTACGCGCCTTGCCCTTCATAGGCGGCGCGGTCATCGACATCGACAATAACGGTAAACCAGAAATTTTTATTGGCGGCGGAGCCTTACAAGGCGATGGTTTATTTACGTACATAGATAACAGTTTCATTAATATCTATTCCGAATCAGGCATTACCAAAAAAGCCGGCGATGCGACTTATGGTGCCGCCGCGATTGATGCTGATTACAATGGCTTTACCGATTTATTTGTCGCGCGTGATAGTGGCTTGTATTTTTTGCGTAATCAGAATGGTGTGTTCGTTAGCGAAAAAATCGACGTGGCCTTTGATGACAATTCCGTACCAACCGCCATTGCATTGGGAGATATTAATTTAGATGGCAAAGTAGATTTATTTATTAGCACCAATATGCATCCAAAAAATTATTTTAAACATCGTCATGCTTTTAATGACACAGAATATGCCGCGACCAGCTTATTGTTACTTAATAATGGCGACAATACGTTCCGTGATATTACAACAGCCGCTGGCTTACGCGACAAACACAATGTCTTAACGGCCAGTTTTGTGGATTTAGATAACGACAACTGGCCTGACTTAGTAATCAATCAAGATGCTGGACAAGTTTTAACTTATCGCAATAATCATGATCTCACCTTTGAACAAAAACCTAATCCTACACAAGATTTTTATGGTTATCCGATGGGACTCGCATTAGGTGATATTGATAACAATGGTTTCGTAGATATTTTAGTAACCAATATCGGCACTATGTCTTTACCCTATTTATCACGCGGCGATTTACGTGATAGCCAAAGTTATCATCCGCAATGGGTATTCTTGCATAACGATGGCGATTTTCATTTTACCAATACAGCTGACGCGCTCAAATTAGCCAATTATGAATTTGGTTGGGGTGCGGTGATGGCCGACTTCAACTCAGATAGTTTGCAAGATATTGTCGTTGCATCTAATTACATGAGCTTTCCGCCGCATTGGGCTTATAAACAACCGGGACGCTTATTAGTTCAAACTGACAACGACATGTTCGCTGCGGTCGAAAAAGCCGCTGGCATCAACAATCAACGCTACGGCATTTCACCATTAATCGCAGATGTTAACGCCGACGGTTATACCGATATTATTTTTCTAAACTTTGATGGCACTAGCCAAGCTTTTATTAATTCCGGCGGCTTTGATTCAAATCAAATCAGTCTGCCTATTCCTACCACACCGGATTATTTAAACATGCGCGTGATGGTGGAAAAAAATAATGGCCGAATTATTCATCAACAATTTTTAGTTAATCAAGGTTTAACCGCGTCGCAAGCGTGGACAATGAATTTAGGATTAGGTGTGCAAACCGCCGCTTCACGTTTAGAAATTACTCAAACCAATGGCCGTGTACGTAGCTATGAAAAACCCCCGATTAATCAATATTTCGCTTTCGCAGGCACGCCGGTCACCGTTGAAGAACGATTAATCGCACCGCCCCCCGCGCAAGCCCCATTGCCTCCACGCGCTTTCATTAGTGGGCCTTCCGCGCTGGAAGCACGTAAAAATATTCCGGTGCCGCCCGCTAAGAGCGTCTCGCCTACTAATGAAAATCCGCCAACCCCTGAACCAGTCTCTACACCAAGCGCTGCGCCTGCAGCAATAATCGACGCGCCGCCTGTATTACCTGCACCTTTACCGGCTAGCGATTTAGGGACTTTGCCACCCGAAGCAAGCGCACCTTAA
- a CDS encoding peroxiredoxin produces MSLRLGDIAPDFTQESTQGVISFHHWIGDSWAVLFSHPADYTPVCTTELGIVARLQTTEFKPRNVKVIAVSVDPLASHHGWVKDINETQQCEVNYPILADADRKVAELYDMLHPGAGDSSTVRSVFVIDPQKKIRATITYPKSTGRNFTEILRLIDSLQLTDNYSVATPGDWQQGQDVVIVPSITDPVVIAQKFPKGHKQIKPYLRLTPQPNK; encoded by the coding sequence ATGAGCTTACGTTTAGGTGATATCGCCCCAGATTTTACGCAAGAATCTACCCAGGGCGTGATCTCGTTTCATCATTGGATAGGTGATAGTTGGGCAGTGCTGTTCTCTCACCCCGCTGATTACACGCCGGTTTGTACGACAGAGCTGGGCATTGTTGCGCGCCTGCAAACGACGGAATTTAAACCTCGGAATGTTAAAGTGATTGCAGTCAGTGTGGATCCGTTGGCATCACATCATGGATGGGTTAAAGATATTAATGAAACTCAACAATGTGAAGTTAACTACCCTATTTTAGCGGATGCTGATCGTAAGGTTGCTGAGTTATACGACATGTTACATCCCGGTGCTGGGGATAGTTCAACAGTGCGTTCGGTGTTTGTAATTGATCCGCAGAAGAAAATTCGTGCGACTATTACTTATCCGAAAAGCACAGGCCGTAATTTCACAGAAATTTTGCGTTTAATTGACTCTTTGCAGTTAACGGATAACTACAGCGTGGCAACTCCCGGCGATTGGCAGCAAGGCCAAGACGTGGTGATTGTGCCTAGCATTACTGATCCGGTGGTAATTGCGCAAAAATTTCCTAAAGGCCACAAACAAATCAAGCCATATTTGCGTTTAACACCGCAACCTAATAAATAA
- a CDS encoding cytochrome c, whose amino-acid sequence MQKLVLMTGLLLATSLVWAAGDKVAGEKAFNSKACMGCHGPAGKQPIDKSYPVLAGQPVAYTIAQLKAFQTGKRDNPLMKPMAMQLTAPDIENIAAYLAAQK is encoded by the coding sequence ATGCAAAAGTTAGTATTAATGACGGGTTTATTATTAGCGACCAGCCTGGTTTGGGCTGCAGGCGATAAAGTAGCTGGGGAAAAAGCCTTTAATAGTAAAGCATGCATGGGTTGTCATGGACCCGCAGGCAAGCAACCGATTGATAAAAGTTATCCGGTGTTGGCGGGTCAGCCAGTGGCTTATACCATCGCACAATTAAAAGCTTTTCAAACGGGCAAACGTGACAATCCTTTAATGAAACCAATGGCGATGCAATTAACGGCACCCGATATTGAAAACATTGCGGCGTATTTAGCGGCACAAAAATAA
- the rpe gene encoding ribulose-phosphate 3-epimerase has protein sequence MTTKISPWIAPSILSANFACLGAEVDAVLAAGADVVHFDVMDNHYVPNLTIGPLVCEALRKHGVTAPIDVHLMVQPVDRIIPDFAQAGATYITFHPEASAHIDRTLQLIRDNGCKSGLVFNPATPLHYLDYVMDKIDMILLMSVNPGFGGQKFIPATLDKLRQVRQRIDASGYAIRLEVDGGVKADNIAAIAAAGADTFVAGSAIFGAPDYKTVISQMRAEIARALV, from the coding sequence ATGACTACTAAAATTTCTCCGTGGATCGCCCCGTCAATTTTATCGGCGAACTTCGCTTGTTTAGGCGCAGAGGTTGATGCAGTGTTAGCCGCCGGCGCGGATGTTGTGCATTTTGATGTAATGGATAATCACTACGTTCCTAATTTAACGATTGGTCCTTTAGTATGTGAAGCGCTGCGTAAGCATGGCGTGACTGCACCGATTGATGTGCATTTAATGGTGCAACCGGTTGATCGGATTATTCCGGATTTTGCTCAAGCAGGCGCGACCTATATTACGTTTCATCCTGAAGCGTCAGCGCATATTGATCGCACTTTGCAGCTAATTCGTGACAATGGATGCAAATCCGGTTTGGTGTTTAATCCTGCAACACCGTTACATTATTTAGATTACGTTATGGATAAAATCGATATGATTTTATTAATGTCGGTGAATCCTGGTTTTGGCGGGCAAAAATTTATTCCAGCGACCTTAGATAAATTGCGTCAAGTACGACAACGCATTGATGCATCAGGTTATGCGATTCGCTTAGAAGTCGACGGTGGTGTTAAAGCCGATAATATCGCAGCGATTGCGGCTGCAGGTGCCGACACTTTTGTGGCGGGCTCAGCAATTTTTGGTGCGCCCGATTATAAAACGGTCATTAGTCAAATGCGCGCAGAAATTGCGCGCGCGCTTGTTTAA
- a CDS encoding phosphoglycolate phosphatase, translating to MYLDKKPELVAFDLDGTLVDSAPDIAHCIDLMFRDLGLHATDLRQVRNWMGDGVERLIKRALTGDMNGEPAAGLYAKALDEFLAAYAQHYAVKTKVYPGAEKVLKYLIKEEIPLCCITNKRRQFTEPLLERLKLTQYFACVVCGDDLPERKPDPKPLLHAATLLGANPKRSLMVGDSANDVEAARAAGFKMIAVSYGYNQGVEIGLSRPDFIVDSLSELPHFVYNLF from the coding sequence ATGTATCTTGATAAAAAACCAGAATTGGTTGCTTTCGATTTAGACGGCACGTTAGTTGATAGCGCGCCTGATATTGCACATTGCATAGACCTTATGTTTCGGGATCTAGGCTTGCATGCCACAGATTTACGTCAAGTACGCAATTGGATGGGTGATGGTGTTGAGCGTTTAATTAAACGAGCGTTAACCGGCGATATGAATGGTGAGCCGGCAGCTGGTTTATATGCGAAAGCATTAGATGAATTTCTAGCAGCCTACGCGCAACATTATGCGGTTAAAACTAAAGTGTATCCTGGCGCAGAAAAAGTTTTGAAATATTTAATCAAAGAAGAAATTCCTCTATGTTGCATCACTAATAAACGTCGGCAATTTACTGAGCCTTTATTAGAGCGTTTGAAATTAACGCAATATTTTGCTTGCGTGGTGTGTGGAGATGATTTGCCCGAACGCAAGCCTGATCCGAAACCATTGTTACACGCGGCAACTTTATTGGGCGCTAATCCTAAACGCAGTTTAATGGTTGGCGATTCTGCCAATGATGTGGAAGCCGCGCGGGCGGCGGGTTTTAAAATGATTGCGGTGAGTTATGGTTATAACCAAGGTGTAGAGATTGGGTTATCGCGGCCGGATTTTATCGTTGATTCCCTTAGTGAATTACCGCATTTCGTGTACAACTTATTTTAA
- a CDS encoding aminodeoxychorismate/anthranilate synthase component II, which yields MLLMIDNFDSFTYNLVQYFAVLGENVKVVRNDEVSISAIERLQPQRIVISPGPGSPNEAGISLEAIKHFAGKLPMLGVCLGHQCIAQAFGGRIVHANQLMHGKTSAIAHDYSGVFHDLPQPFIATRYHSLIVETPSLPNCLQVNAWTSLSAPAGASPVEIPVEIPLEIMAIQHTRWPIVGVQFHPESILTSCGAQLLRNFLAIPLQ from the coding sequence ATGTTGTTAATGATCGACAATTTTGACTCGTTCACTTATAACTTAGTGCAATATTTTGCGGTGTTAGGTGAAAACGTTAAGGTTGTGCGTAATGATGAAGTAAGCATCAGTGCGATTGAACGTTTGCAACCGCAACGCATAGTTATTTCGCCGGGTCCGGGTTCGCCAAATGAAGCCGGTATTTCTTTAGAAGCCATCAAACATTTTGCGGGCAAGTTGCCGATGTTGGGCGTATGTTTAGGCCATCAATGTATCGCGCAAGCGTTTGGTGGTCGCATAGTGCATGCGAATCAATTGATGCATGGCAAAACGTCTGCTATTGCGCATGATTATTCCGGTGTGTTTCATGATTTGCCGCAACCTTTTATTGCCACTCGTTATCATTCTTTAATTGTTGAAACACCTAGTTTGCCGAATTGTTTACAAGTGAATGCGTGGACTTCGTTGTCTGCACCCGCTGGCGCAAGCCCAGTAGAAATTCCCGTGGAAATCCCTTTGGAGATTATGGCTATCCAGCATACCCGTTGGCCTATTGTGGGCGTGCAGTTTCATCCCGAATCTATTTTGACGAGTTGCGGCGCGCAATTGCTAAGGAATTTTCTAGCGATCCCATTACAATAG
- the trpD gene encoding anthranilate phosphoribosyltransferase, which translates to MSLPEAIRAVVAGQHLSYAQMTVVMQLIMTGEATPAQIAALLVGLRIKGETVEEIAAAATVMRELSDRVDIPAKHLLDTCGTGGDGVGTFNISTVSAMVAAAAGANVAKHGNRSVTSRSGSADVLEAAGARIDLSPQQVAACVAKCGVGFMFAPLHHSATRHAVKPRKEIGVRTLFNVLGPLTNPAGAPNQVLGVFSPDLVKPLAEVLQRLKSEHVLVVHADDGLDEISIATATQVAELKNGAVHCYSIQPEDFGITRQAITGLQVTTAEESLTMINSVLDNQLGAAYDIVLLNAGAAIYAANLADTLINGVERAREVLMNGSAKRKFADFIQTTHNV; encoded by the coding sequence ATGAGTTTGCCAGAAGCCATTCGCGCGGTTGTCGCGGGGCAACATCTGAGCTATGCGCAAATGACGGTTGTGATGCAGCTGATCATGACGGGAGAAGCGACGCCGGCGCAAATTGCTGCGTTGTTGGTAGGCTTGCGAATTAAAGGTGAAACGGTGGAAGAAATTGCCGCCGCCGCTACGGTGATGCGAGAGTTATCGGATCGTGTTGATATTCCTGCAAAACATTTGCTGGATACATGTGGCACCGGTGGTGACGGCGTAGGTACGTTTAATATTTCCACGGTGTCGGCGATGGTCGCCGCCGCTGCGGGTGCCAATGTCGCGAAGCACGGCAATCGTTCGGTGACCAGTCGTTCGGGTAGCGCCGATGTATTAGAAGCCGCGGGCGCACGCATTGATTTATCGCCGCAACAAGTCGCAGCCTGTGTCGCAAAATGCGGTGTGGGTTTTATGTTTGCGCCTTTGCATCACAGCGCCACACGGCATGCGGTGAAACCGCGCAAAGAAATTGGTGTGCGAACTTTATTTAATGTCTTAGGCCCTTTAACGAATCCGGCCGGCGCACCCAATCAAGTGTTGGGTGTGTTTAGTCCAGATTTAGTGAAACCGCTTGCTGAAGTATTGCAGCGTTTAAAAAGCGAACATGTGTTAGTGGTGCATGCGGATGATGGTTTAGATGAAATTAGTATTGCCACGGCGACCCAAGTAGCAGAATTAAAAAATGGTGCGGTGCATTGTTATAGTATCCAGCCGGAAGATTTTGGTATTACGCGTCAAGCAATTACTGGCTTACAAGTTACTACCGCCGAAGAAAGTTTAACGATGATTAATAGCGTGTTAGATAATCAGTTGGGCGCAGCCTATGACATTGTTCTATTAAATGCAGGTGCGGCGATTTACGCGGCAAATTTAGCAGACACTTTAATTAACGGTGTTGAGCGCGCGCGCGAAGTTTTAATGAACGGCAGCGCCAAGCGTAAATTTGCCGATTTTATTCAAACCACGCATAACGTGTAA